Proteins from one Deinococcus radiopugnans ATCC 19172 genomic window:
- a CDS encoding fructosamine kinase family protein, with protein MSRSISPVLLPLLHHHLGGPVLKATALSGGDINDVYRLMTGQGEVVLKASRRALPHLFFAEAQGLGRLRGAASRRPAGLLVPEVLAYGDAPGGWQYLLQSYLPPGDETPQAQEALGRGLAALHSVTVPGFGGTADNYFGALPQFNPPAQSAADFFWEARLRPQVRLAAEHLSEADADRFEALRVRLPRLIPPEPPSLVHGDLWHGNLLYTSAGPALIDPAAAHSHREVDLAAMTLFGGVAERVFDAYAEAFPLAPGWQRRTDLWNLYPLLAHVNMFGSGYLGRTRAALDAALQL; from the coding sequence ATGTCCCGTTCCATCTCGCCGGTGCTGCTGCCGCTGCTGCACCACCATCTGGGCGGCCCCGTCCTGAAGGCCACGGCCCTGAGCGGCGGGGACATCAACGACGTGTACCGGCTGATGACCGGGCAGGGCGAGGTGGTGCTGAAGGCCAGCCGCCGCGCCCTGCCGCACCTGTTTTTCGCGGAGGCGCAGGGGCTGGGGCGGCTGCGCGGGGCGGCGTCCCGGCGTCCGGCGGGCCTGCTGGTGCCCGAGGTGCTGGCCTACGGCGACGCGCCGGGCGGCTGGCAATACCTGCTGCAGAGTTACCTGCCTCCCGGCGACGAGACGCCGCAGGCCCAGGAGGCGCTGGGCCGGGGGCTGGCCGCCCTGCACAGCGTCACGGTGCCTGGCTTCGGGGGCACGGCCGACAACTATTTCGGGGCGCTGCCGCAGTTCAATCCGCCGGCCCAGAGTGCCGCCGACTTCTTCTGGGAGGCCCGCCTGCGGCCCCAGGTGCGGCTGGCCGCTGAACACCTGTCGGAGGCCGATGCGGACAGGTTCGAGGCGCTGAGGGTACGGCTGCCCAGGCTGATTCCGCCAGAGCCGCCCAGCCTGGTGCATGGAGACCTGTGGCACGGCAACCTGCTGTACACCTCGGCGGGGCCAGCCCTGATCGACCCGGCCGCCGCCCACAGCCACCGTGAAGTTGATCTGGCCGCCATGACGCTGTTCGGCGGGGTGGCCGAGCGGGTCTTCGACGCCTACGCCGAGGCCTTTCCGCTGGCCCCCGGCTGGCAACGGCGCACCGACCTATGGAACCTGTATCCGCTGCTGGCCCACGTCAACATGTTCGGCAGCGGCTACCTGGGCCGCACCCGCGCCGCGCTGGACGCCGCGTTGCAGCTCTGA
- the lepA gene encoding translation elongation factor 4, translating to MSARPPAATRNFSIIAHVDHGKSTLADRILERLGAMGERDKRDQTLDTLELERERGITIKSTPIRLEYTRPLLEDGTGGETYVLNLIDTPGHVDFNYEVSRSLAACEGVLLLVDASQGVEAQTIVNAYLAIDNNLEIVPVINKIDLPAADPEGAAKELEEVIGIPAGDAVFASAKAGIGIDEILEAVVARIPPPPGDPEAPLKALIFDSFFDAYQGVILFVRVLEGRISAKDQITLMNAGKSFDVDKVGTFTPGLVVGEELQAGAVGWVAAGIKDIQDAQVGDTLTGRDRRTPEAFPGFKPAQPVVFSGLYPTDTEDYRKLRDALEKLKLNDAAFSFDPETSEALGFGFRCGFLGLLHAEIIQERLEREYDLDLIATAPAVVYRVTLTNGDVFETQNPAEFPTRDRITTVEEPYIKLSVMLPEDYVGAVMGLLQERRGSMVTMNYLGKRVELVYEVPFAEILYDFHDRLKSISRGYASMDYEQLGYREGDLRKVDILVNNEVIDALAVIVHESRAYALGRKIVDKMAEVIPRQMFPVPVQATIGAKIIARATVKAYRKDVLAKCYGGDISRKKKLLNKQKKGRARMKQIGTVEVPQEAFLAVLSTDE from the coding sequence ATGAGTGCCAGGCCCCCCGCAGCAACCCGTAATTTTTCGATCATCGCCCATGTGGATCACGGCAAATCCACGCTGGCCGACCGCATTTTGGAGCGGCTGGGCGCGATGGGGGAGCGCGACAAGCGCGACCAGACCCTGGACACGCTGGAGCTGGAGCGCGAGCGCGGCATCACCATCAAGTCCACCCCGATCCGGCTGGAATACACCCGTCCCCTGCTCGAGGATGGTACGGGCGGCGAAACCTACGTGCTGAACCTGATCGACACTCCCGGCCACGTGGATTTCAACTACGAGGTCTCCCGCTCCCTGGCCGCCTGCGAGGGCGTGCTGCTGCTGGTGGACGCCTCGCAGGGCGTGGAGGCCCAGACCATCGTCAACGCGTACCTCGCCATCGACAACAACCTGGAAATCGTGCCGGTGATCAACAAGATCGACCTGCCCGCCGCCGATCCGGAAGGTGCTGCGAAAGAGCTGGAAGAGGTTATCGGCATTCCAGCGGGAGACGCTGTGTTCGCCTCGGCCAAGGCGGGCATCGGCATCGACGAGATTCTGGAAGCGGTGGTGGCGCGCATTCCGCCGCCGCCCGGCGATCCCGAGGCCCCGCTCAAGGCCCTGATCTTCGACTCGTTCTTCGATGCCTACCAGGGGGTGATCCTGTTCGTGCGCGTGCTGGAAGGCCGCATCAGCGCCAAGGACCAGATCACGCTAATGAACGCGGGCAAGTCCTTCGACGTGGACAAGGTGGGCACCTTCACGCCGGGACTGGTGGTGGGCGAGGAACTTCAGGCCGGGGCCGTGGGCTGGGTGGCCGCAGGCATCAAGGACATTCAGGACGCGCAGGTGGGCGACACCCTGACCGGCCGGGACCGCCGGACGCCCGAGGCCTTCCCCGGCTTCAAGCCCGCGCAGCCGGTGGTGTTCTCGGGCCTGTACCCCACCGACACCGAGGACTACCGCAAATTGCGCGACGCGCTGGAAAAGCTCAAACTCAACGACGCGGCCTTTTCCTTCGATCCTGAAACGTCCGAGGCGCTGGGCTTCGGCTTCCGCTGCGGGTTCCTGGGCCTGCTGCACGCCGAGATCATTCAAGAACGCCTGGAACGCGAGTACGATCTCGACCTCATCGCCACCGCGCCTGCCGTGGTGTACCGCGTCACCCTGACCAACGGCGACGTGTTCGAGACCCAGAACCCGGCAGAGTTTCCCACCCGTGACCGGATCACGACGGTGGAGGAACCGTACATCAAGCTCTCGGTGATGCTGCCCGAGGATTACGTGGGGGCGGTGATGGGCCTGTTGCAGGAGCGGCGCGGCTCGATGGTGACCATGAACTACCTGGGCAAACGCGTGGAGCTGGTGTACGAGGTGCCCTTCGCCGAGATCCTGTACGACTTCCACGACCGCCTCAAGAGCATCTCGCGCGGCTACGCCAGCATGGATTACGAGCAGCTGGGCTACCGCGAGGGCGACCTGCGCAAGGTGGACATTCTGGTCAACAACGAGGTCATCGACGCGCTGGCCGTGATCGTCCACGAGAGCCGGGCCTACGCGCTGGGGCGCAAGATCGTGGACAAGATGGCCGAAGTCATTCCGCGCCAGATGTTCCCGGTGCCGGTGCAGGCCACCATCGGCGCCAAGATCATCGCCCGCGCCACCGTCAAGGCGTACCGCAAGGACGTGCTGGCCAAGTGCTACGGCGGCGACATCTCGCGCAAGAAGAAGCTGCTGAACAAGCAGAAGAAGGGCCGCGCCCGCATGAAGCAGATCGGCACGGTGGAGGTGCCGCAGGAGGCCTTCCTGGCGGTGCTGAGCACCGACGAGTAG
- a CDS encoding GNAT family N-acetyltransferase: MSPSLAYHTDLALRRQEGAAISRTPQRTVIRSPNNPTFWWGNFLLMPRPPASGDLERWLAAFEAEFPGATHRAFGVDTADGEAGNAEAFEAAGFEVHRDTVLTTTQTVPPRRLNHDAHLRPLEGDADWEAALTLRLAVNAADPAPLAHDSYRDFATRKLAAYRAAQAAGRGAVWGAFDDSGRMLSGLGIFDAGQGVARYQSVETHPEARSRGLAGTLVHTAGEWARQTLGTRTLVIVADPGYHAQHLYERVGFRPTEIQLGFQRRPALA, from the coding sequence ATGTCCCCCTCCCTGGCCTACCACACCGATCTGGCGCTGCGCCGTCAGGAGGGCGCGGCTATCTCGCGCACGCCCCAACGCACCGTGATCCGCTCGCCGAACAACCCGACGTTCTGGTGGGGCAACTTCCTGCTGATGCCGCGTCCGCCCGCATCGGGCGATCTGGAACGGTGGCTTGCGGCGTTCGAGGCCGAGTTTCCCGGCGCCACGCACCGCGCCTTTGGGGTAGATACGGCGGACGGCGAAGCAGGAAATGCCGAGGCGTTCGAGGCGGCGGGCTTCGAGGTTCACCGGGACACCGTGCTGACCACCACGCAAACCGTACCGCCGCGCCGCCTCAACCACGATGCCCACCTGCGCCCACTGGAGGGCGACGCCGACTGGGAGGCCGCCCTGACCCTGCGGCTGGCCGTCAACGCCGCCGATCCCGCGCCGCTGGCACACGACAGCTACCGCGATTTCGCCACCCGCAAACTGGCCGCCTACCGCGCCGCGCAGGCTGCCGGACGGGGCGCGGTCTGGGGGGCTTTCGACGACTCGGGAAGGATGCTCTCAGGGCTGGGCATATTTGACGCCGGGCAGGGCGTGGCCCGGTATCAGAGCGTGGAAACACACCCGGAGGCCCGGTCACGCGGGCTGGCCGGCACGCTGGTGCACACGGCAGGCGAGTGGGCGAGACAGACGCTGGGCACGCGCACGCTGGTCATCGTGGCCGATCCCGGTTACCACGCCCAGCACCTGTACGAACGCGTCGGCTTTCGCCCCACCGAGATTCAACTGGGTTTCCAGCGGCGCCCGGCACTGGCCTGA
- a CDS encoding M28 family metallopeptidase, producing MYARRRRLPTKPAAPPWKWALLLSLAALLIGGGWWAVTRPRNPAAQPAATARTVTQDWATLQGFGPRPVGTPPHDAAAEWLTAQFNALGYRVTRQPVTLDRPFDGGGTVQVGQLVVPAAALYGAGGGEQTGRLVRVPAGTSTERMEALGLRAQIALATCTGWAGDDVTWSDLVDRALRAGALGLVLVQDCDTLQVQRVPATPLPIVQLSAADGKRVLARAGQTATVTSSVEFRRVTGHNLIAARVNAAPQIVFGAHLDSVNGSPGANDNASGVLAVLATARRAATLPLAEQAWFVLFDAEEDGLYGSRAFARDPAYPIRETRAMFNLDMVGVAAEPLGLAGNAEVLALARQLRPGVRVFEDDPLPSRETFGRTRELGGSSDHVSFLRWGVRGVFFHRGLDDHYHAPGDRTLDPALVQDTADFAMQLAERVLDAPWTPREPCGITGRDCRN from the coding sequence ATGTACGCCCGACGTCGCCGCCTGCCCACCAAACCTGCCGCGCCGCCGTGGAAGTGGGCGCTGTTGCTGTCGCTGGCCGCCCTGCTGATCGGCGGAGGGTGGTGGGCCGTGACCCGACCCCGCAACCCGGCAGCGCAGCCGGCGGCCACGGCGCGCACCGTGACGCAGGACTGGGCCACCCTGCAAGGCTTCGGCCCACGCCCCGTGGGCACGCCCCCCCATGACGCTGCAGCCGAGTGGCTGACCGCACAGTTCAACGCCCTGGGCTACCGCGTGACCCGGCAACCCGTGACGCTGGATCGCCCTTTCGATGGAGGCGGCACCGTGCAGGTTGGCCAGCTGGTGGTCCCCGCCGCCGCCCTGTACGGGGCGGGCGGCGGCGAGCAGACCGGCCGTCTGGTGCGCGTTCCTGCGGGGACGTCCACCGAGCGCATGGAGGCGCTGGGCCTGCGCGCTCAGATCGCGCTGGCCACCTGCACCGGCTGGGCCGGAGACGACGTGACCTGGAGCGATCTGGTGGACCGGGCCCTGAGAGCCGGGGCACTGGGTCTGGTGCTGGTCCAGGACTGCGACACCCTGCAGGTGCAGCGGGTGCCCGCCACCCCCCTGCCCATCGTGCAGCTCAGCGCTGCGGACGGAAAGCGGGTGCTGGCGCGGGCCGGACAGACGGCCACCGTCACCTCCAGCGTCGAGTTTCGCCGCGTCACCGGCCACAACCTGATTGCCGCCCGTGTGAACGCCGCGCCACAGATCGTCTTCGGGGCGCATCTGGACAGCGTGAACGGCTCGCCAGGGGCCAACGACAACGCCAGCGGCGTGCTGGCCGTTTTGGCGACGGCACGTCGGGCGGCCACCCTGCCGCTGGCAGAACAGGCCTGGTTCGTGCTGTTCGACGCCGAGGAAGACGGGCTGTACGGCAGCCGCGCCTTCGCGCGTGACCCGGCCTACCCCATCCGCGAGACCCGCGCCATGTTCAACCTCGACATGGTGGGGGTGGCCGCCGAGCCGCTGGGTCTGGCGGGCAACGCCGAAGTGCTGGCGCTGGCCCGCCAACTGCGGCCCGGCGTGCGCGTGTTCGAGGACGATCCGCTGCCCAGCCGCGAGACCTTCGGGCGCACCCGTGAGCTGGGGGGCAGCAGCGACCATGTTTCATTCCTGCGCTGGGGTGTCCGCGGCGTCTTCTTTCACCGGGGGCTGGACGACCACTACCATGCCCCCGGCGACCGGACGCTCGATCCGGCGCTGGTGCAGGACACCGCCGACTTCGCCATGCAGTTGGCAGAGCGCGTGCTGGACGCTCCGTGGACCCCACGCGAGCCCTGCGGCATCACCGGGCGGGATTGCCGCAACTGA
- a CDS encoding AAA family ATPase, with product MRAVTSAPPSLLHAEPLKAALAQLDGVILGKPGQIRLAVACLLARGHLLIEDQPGVGKTTLAGALARTFGLDFRRVQFTADLLPADLTGVSVWDAPNSTFRFHQGPVFSEVLLADEINRATPRTQGALLEAMEERQVSEGGVTRPLPDPFFVIATQNPAAFVGTSPLPEAQLDRFLMTVTLGYPDPRAERTLLETGGRSLSVRGLGAVLDAPTLLQMQREVDGIHAAPPLLDYLQLLARATREHPALSVGLSPRALLALLSAARAWAYLAGRPMALPEDVQAVFPALAAHRLTLRGPGVSVPDLLARILADTPIP from the coding sequence ATGCGCGCCGTGACCTCTGCCCCTCCGTCCCTCCTGCACGCGGAACCCCTGAAGGCCGCGCTGGCGCAGCTCGACGGCGTGATTCTGGGCAAGCCGGGGCAGATCCGGCTGGCGGTGGCGTGCCTGCTGGCGCGCGGACACCTGCTGATCGAGGACCAGCCGGGGGTGGGCAAGACCACGCTGGCGGGGGCGCTGGCCCGCACCTTCGGACTGGATTTCCGGCGCGTGCAGTTCACCGCCGATCTGCTGCCCGCCGACCTGACCGGGGTCAGCGTGTGGGACGCCCCCAACTCTACCTTCCGCTTTCACCAGGGACCGGTGTTCAGCGAGGTGCTGCTGGCCGACGAGATCAACCGCGCCACCCCCCGCACCCAGGGCGCGCTTCTGGAGGCGATGGAGGAGCGGCAGGTCAGCGAGGGCGGCGTGACCCGGCCCCTGCCCGATCCATTTTTCGTGATCGCCACCCAGAACCCGGCGGCCTTCGTGGGCACCTCGCCGCTGCCCGAGGCGCAACTCGACCGCTTTCTGATGACTGTGACCCTGGGCTACCCGGACCCGCGCGCCGAGCGCACCCTGCTGGAAACGGGGGGCCGCAGCCTCAGCGTGCGGGGTCTCGGGGCCGTGCTGGACGCCCCCACGTTGCTCCAGATGCAGCGCGAGGTGGACGGCATTCACGCGGCCCCTCCGCTGCTGGACTACCTGCAACTGCTGGCCCGCGCCACCCGCGAACATCCGGCGCTCTCGGTGGGCCTCAGCCCCCGCGCGTTGCTGGCCCTGCTGTCCGCCGCCCGCGCCTGGGCGTATCTGGCCGGCCGCCCGATGGCCCTGCCCGAGGACGTGCAGGCCGTGTTTCCGGCGCTGGCCGCCCACCGCCTGACCCTGCGCGGTCCGGGTGTGAGCGTGCCGGACCTGCTGGCCCGCATCCTGGCCGACACGCCGATTCCGTGA
- a CDS encoding VOC family protein has translation MSVTQLDHVAVATPDLDTGSAPYLALGLHPEGPDEDVDSQGVRVRAFVVGETLIELLMPTRPDSPIAAYLDKRGPGLHHTAYRVADLDAEMTRLRGEGARFLADAPTPGRAGTRVAFLHPKWGAGTLIELVEHPRDPDWV, from the coding sequence ATGTCTGTCACGCAGTTGGATCATGTTGCCGTCGCCACCCCCGATCTTGACACTGGAAGCGCCCCGTATCTGGCGCTGGGCCTGCACCCCGAGGGGCCGGACGAGGACGTGGACAGCCAGGGCGTGCGGGTGCGCGCCTTTGTGGTGGGAGAAACTTTAATCGAGTTGCTGATGCCCACCCGCCCCGATAGCCCAATTGCCGCCTACCTGGACAAACGCGGGCCGGGCCTGCACCACACCGCCTACCGCGTGGCCGATCTGGACGCCGAGATGACCCGCCTGCGCGGCGAGGGCGCACGCTTCCTGGCGGACGCGCCCACGCCGGGCCGCGCCGGAACGCGGGTGGCCTTTCTGCATCCCAAATGGGGAGCGGGAACGCTGATCGAACTGGTGGAACATCCCCGCGATCCGGACTGGGTTTGA
- the secA gene encoding preprotein translocase subunit SecA — MFRVLNKLFDNNQRDVQQIVKTIVQPVNALEEEMMGVEDLAAAFSELRRRVQEGGESLDDVVVPAFALIREAGRRSIGKRHYDVQLIGGYALHKGRIAEMRTGEGKTLVATLALALNALEGRGCHLVTVNDYLARVGADEMGLLYRTLGLTVGLASRELQPAQKQAAYACDITYVTNSELGFDYLRDNMAQSREALSLRAEHPLNFAIVDEVDSILIDEARTPLIISGAAEKATDLYYVYAKLIRRLQKGEPAVPGERAEATGDYTIDEKTKQVHMNESGIAKIERLLSIPDLFSPENMDKAHMITQAVRAHELYHREKDYIVNAEGEVIIIDEFTGRSMPGRRYGEGLHQAIEAKEGVKIENENQTLATITYQNFFRLYNKFSGMTGTAKTEEKEFLDIYGSDVLVIPTNRDVIRKDAEDLVYRSKLGKYNAVVEEVKEMHATGRPVLIGTASIVTSEQLSELLTAAGVKHSVLNAKFEAQEASIIAQAGRSGTVTIATNMAGRGTDIKLGGDAESIIGASIEQSLGLNRYVPEVEAFITALSRQDPQTVEIGMRIPGMTEDFIRQAQQLHSETVADHERVQQLGGLHIIGTERHESRRIDNQLRGRAGRQGDPGSSRFYVSFEDDLMRLFANERVVAMMDRLGMDDTQPIEAKMVTGAIEKAQARVEDRNFSTRKQLLEFDNVMSKQRDTVYAQRREVLLGPDEAVEESTEGMIADFVDMQLATYLPIEANADTWDIEGLQAAILDAVPQLEGFDFESLRGMSPADAQNTMLSAVADSFDARKDELSPTMLNSLARYVLLQTVDQHWKEHLHGMDVLRQGIGLRGYGQRDPFTEYKFEATNMFNDMIDNLKTDVTKFVFRMQFGQTG; from the coding sequence ATGTTCCGTGTCCTCAATAAACTATTCGATAACAACCAACGCGACGTGCAGCAGATCGTGAAAACCATCGTGCAGCCGGTCAACGCGCTGGAAGAAGAGATGATGGGGGTGGAAGACCTCGCCGCCGCCTTCAGTGAGCTGCGCCGCCGGGTGCAGGAGGGCGGCGAGTCCCTGGACGACGTGGTGGTGCCCGCCTTCGCCCTGATCCGCGAGGCCGGACGCCGCTCCATCGGCAAGCGCCACTACGACGTGCAGTTGATCGGCGGCTACGCGCTGCACAAGGGCCGCATCGCCGAGATGCGCACCGGCGAGGGCAAGACGCTGGTGGCTACGCTGGCGCTGGCGCTGAACGCGCTGGAGGGGCGCGGCTGCCACCTGGTCACGGTCAACGATTACCTGGCGCGCGTCGGTGCCGACGAGATGGGCCTGCTGTACCGCACCCTGGGCCTGACCGTGGGGCTGGCGAGCCGTGAGCTGCAGCCCGCCCAGAAGCAGGCCGCCTACGCCTGCGACATCACCTACGTCACCAACAGCGAACTGGGCTTCGACTACCTGCGCGACAACATGGCCCAGAGCCGCGAGGCGCTGTCGCTGCGCGCCGAACACCCGCTGAACTTCGCCATCGTGGACGAGGTGGACTCGATCCTGATCGACGAGGCCCGCACGCCGCTGATCATCTCGGGGGCCGCCGAGAAGGCCACCGACCTGTATTACGTCTACGCCAAGCTGATCCGCCGCCTGCAGAAGGGTGAACCGGCCGTGCCCGGCGAGCGTGCCGAGGCGACGGGCGACTACACCATCGACGAGAAGACCAAGCAGGTTCACATGAACGAGAGCGGCATCGCCAAGATCGAGCGGTTGCTGAGCATCCCCGACCTGTTCAGCCCCGAGAACATGGACAAGGCGCACATGATCACCCAGGCGGTGCGCGCCCATGAGCTGTACCACCGCGAGAAGGATTACATCGTCAACGCCGAGGGCGAGGTCATCATCATCGACGAGTTCACCGGGCGCAGCATGCCGGGCCGCCGCTACGGCGAGGGGCTGCACCAGGCCATCGAGGCCAAGGAAGGCGTCAAGATCGAGAACGAGAACCAGACGCTGGCCACGATTACCTACCAGAATTTCTTCCGCCTGTACAACAAATTTTCCGGCATGACCGGCACCGCCAAGACCGAGGAAAAGGAATTCCTGGACATCTACGGCTCCGACGTGCTGGTGATCCCCACCAACCGTGACGTGATCCGCAAGGACGCCGAGGATCTGGTGTACCGCAGCAAGCTGGGCAAGTACAACGCGGTGGTGGAAGAGGTCAAGGAAATGCACGCCACGGGCCGCCCGGTGCTGATCGGCACCGCCTCGATCGTGACCAGCGAGCAGCTCAGCGAACTGCTGACGGCGGCGGGGGTCAAACATTCGGTGCTGAACGCCAAGTTCGAGGCCCAGGAGGCCAGCATCATCGCGCAGGCCGGGCGCAGCGGGACCGTCACGATTGCCACCAACATGGCCGGGCGCGGCACCGACATCAAGCTGGGCGGCGACGCCGAGTCGATCATCGGGGCCAGCATCGAGCAGAGCCTGGGACTGAACCGCTACGTGCCGGAAGTCGAGGCGTTCATCACCGCCCTGAGCCGTCAGGACCCCCAGACGGTGGAAATCGGCATGCGAATTCCCGGCATGACCGAGGACTTTATCCGGCAGGCCCAGCAGCTTCACTCGGAAACGGTGGCGGACCACGAGCGCGTGCAGCAGCTGGGCGGCCTGCACATTATCGGCACCGAGCGCCACGAGTCGCGCCGCATCGACAACCAGTTGCGCGGCCGCGCCGGGCGGCAGGGCGATCCCGGCAGCAGCCGCTTCTACGTGTCGTTCGAGGACGACCTGATGCGCCTGTTCGCCAACGAGCGCGTCGTCGCCATGATGGATCGCCTGGGCATGGACGACACCCAGCCCATCGAGGCCAAGATGGTCACGGGGGCCATCGAAAAGGCGCAGGCCCGCGTGGAAGACCGCAATTTCAGCACGCGCAAGCAGCTGCTGGAATTCGACAACGTGATGAGCAAGCAGCGCGACACCGTGTACGCCCAGCGCCGCGAGGTGCTGCTGGGGCCGGACGAGGCCGTCGAGGAGTCCACCGAGGGCATGATCGCCGACTTCGTGGACATGCAGCTCGCCACCTACCTGCCCATCGAGGCCAACGCCGACACCTGGGACATTGAGGGCCTCCAGGCTGCCATTCTGGACGCCGTGCCGCAGCTGGAAGGCTTCGACTTCGAATCCTTACGCGGCATGTCGCCCGCCGACGCCCAGAACACCATGCTGAGCGCGGTGGCCGACAGCTTCGACGCCCGCAAGGACGAGCTGAGCCCCACCATGCTCAACAGCTTGGCCCGCTACGTGCTGCTGCAGACGGTGGATCAGCACTGGAAGGAGCACCTGCACGGCATGGACGTGCTGAGGCAGGGCATCGGCCTGCGCGGCTACGGCCAGCGCGATCCCTTCACCGAGTACAAGTTCGAGGCCACCAACATGTTCAACGACATGATCGACAACCTCAAGACGGACGTGACCAAGTTCGTGTTCCGGATGCAGTTCGGGCAGACGGGGTAA
- a CDS encoding VanZ family protein: MTPPATSSRFRAVWWLISLGIMGTIWWLSSSADTPGPPLVHPLDWIAHFTAYFALAYALGRATGRRDVALLIAVWWGALDEVHQAFVPGRDAGVTDWLFDLAGAWIGSRWATRRRGARQDREGEAETVRNQTW, translated from the coding sequence TTGACCCCTCCGGCAACGTCTTCGCGCTTCCGGGCGGTGTGGTGGCTGATCTCGCTGGGCATCATGGGGACGATCTGGTGGCTGAGCAGCAGCGCCGACACGCCGGGACCGCCGCTGGTGCATCCGCTGGACTGGATCGCCCATTTCACCGCGTACTTCGCGCTGGCCTACGCGCTAGGCCGGGCGACAGGGCGGCGGGACGTGGCGCTGCTGATCGCGGTGTGGTGGGGCGCGCTGGACGAGGTGCATCAGGCCTTCGTGCCGGGCCGCGACGCGGGCGTCACCGACTGGCTGTTCGATCTGGCCGGGGCATGGATCGGCTCGCGCTGGGCGACGCGGCGCAGGGGCGCGCGGCAGGATAGGGAAGGGGAGGCAGAGACGGTTCGGAATCAGACGTGGTGA